The following coding sequences lie in one Polluticoccus soli genomic window:
- the rpsH gene encoding 30S ribosomal protein S8 — MVTDPIADFLTRIRNAQMARHRIVEIPASNVKKRMTEILYEKGYILKYKFEDDNKQGLIKIALKYDANTKEPAIRSLERVSRPGLRQYAKPTEIRRVMSGLGIAIVSTSKGVMTDKEARAQNVGGEVMAYIY, encoded by the coding sequence ATGGTAACAGATCCTATTGCAGATTTCCTGACACGTATCCGTAACGCCCAAATGGCTCGTCACCGTATCGTGGAAATCCCTGCTTCGAATGTTAAAAAACGTATGACAGAGATCCTTTACGAAAAAGGTTACATCCTGAAATACAAATTCGAAGACGATAACAAACAAGGCCTCATTAAGATAGCTTTGAAGTATGATGCAAACACCAAAGAACCAGCTATCCGCTCTCTGGAGCGCGTAAGCCGTCCGGGTCTGCGTCAGTATGCTAAACCTACTGAGATCCGTCGCGTAATGAGCGGTCTGGGTATTGCGATCGTTTCTACTTCTAAAGGTGTAATGACTGATAAAGAAGCACGCGCGCAAAACGTAGGTGGTGAAGTAATGGCCTACATCTATTAA
- the rpsN gene encoding 30S ribosomal protein S14 translates to MAKESVKARQRKRERMVAQYAEKRAALKAAGDFAGLDKLPKNASPVRLKNRCQLTGRPKGYMRHFGICRNIFRDMALDGKIPGVRKASW, encoded by the coding sequence ATGGCTAAAGAATCAGTAAAAGCCCGCCAACGCAAACGCGAACGCATGGTTGCCCAGTACGCTGAAAAGCGCGCTGCGCTGAAAGCTGCAGGAGATTTCGCCGGTTTGGATAAACTTCCAAAGAACGCTTCTCCAGTACGCCTGAAAAACCGTTGCCAGCTTACAGGCCGTCCGAAAGGCTATATGCGCCACTTCGGTATCTGCCGTAACATCTTCCGCGATATGGCGCTGGATGGCAAAATACCAGGAGTACGTAAAGCTAGCTGGTAA
- the rplE gene encoding 50S ribosomal protein L5 produces MPRLQKKYREEVVPALMKKFGYSSVMQCPRLVKVCLNQGVKGSVSDKKLIDDAVNEMTNISGQKAVPTLSKKDISNFKLRKAMPIGCRVTLRSNNMFEFLDRMISITLPRVRDFKGINEKSFDGRGNYTMGVTEQIIFPEIDIDKIARISGMDITFVTTARTNEEAYELLKELGMPFKNIKKDNQ; encoded by the coding sequence ATCCCTCGTTTACAGAAAAAATATAGGGAAGAGGTAGTTCCGGCTCTGATGAAGAAATTCGGATACTCTTCAGTAATGCAGTGCCCACGTCTGGTTAAGGTTTGCCTGAACCAAGGTGTTAAAGGTTCTGTATCTGACAAAAAACTTATCGACGATGCGGTAAACGAAATGACTAACATCTCTGGTCAGAAAGCGGTACCAACTCTGTCTAAGAAAGATATCTCTAACTTCAAGCTGCGTAAAGCTATGCCTATCGGCTGCCGCGTTACACTGCGTAGCAACAACATGTTCGAGTTCCTGGATCGTATGATCTCAATTACTCTGCCACGTGTTCGTGACTTTAAAGGTATCAATGAAAAATCGTTCGACGGCCGTGGTAACTACACTATGGGTGTTACAGAGCAGATCATCTTCCCTGAGATCGACATCGACAAGATCGCTCGTATCAGCGGTATGGATATCACTTTTGTGACTACTGCACGTACAAACGAAGAAGCATACGAACTGCTGAAAGAGCTGGGTATGCCTTTCAAAAATATCAAGAAAGACAATCAATAA
- the rplX gene encoding 50S ribosomal protein L24 codes for MKSRFQPKFNIRKGDNVVVIAGDDKDRSKPRKVIAVYPQKGRVLIEGVNMVTKHLKPNAQNPQGGIVQEEASINISNVMLWDAKAKAPVRIKRERKEGNFVRISKKTGEEVK; via the coding sequence GTGAAAAGTAGATTTCAACCAAAATTCAACATCAGGAAAGGCGACAACGTAGTTGTTATTGCCGGTGATGATAAAGATCGCAGCAAGCCACGTAAAGTGATTGCCGTTTATCCACAAAAAGGCCGCGTCCTGATCGAAGGCGTAAACATGGTGACTAAACACCTGAAGCCTAATGCTCAAAACCCGCAGGGTGGTATCGTGCAGGAAGAAGCTTCTATCAACATCTCTAACGTGATGTTGTGGGATGCTAAAGCTAAAGCACCTGTACGCATCAAGCGCGAGCGCAAAGAAGGAAATTTCGTACGTATATCTAAAAAAACAGGGGAGGAGGTTAAATAA
- the rplN gene encoding 50S ribosomal protein L14: protein MIQQESRLNVADNSGAKEVLCIRVLGNSGQDYAGIGDKIVVTVKDAIPGGGVKKGSISKAVIVRTKHKLRRRDGSYISFDDNAVVLLNNSDEPRGTRIFGPVARELRDKGYMKIVSLAPEVL from the coding sequence ATGATACAACAAGAATCCCGGCTCAATGTAGCCGACAACAGCGGTGCTAAAGAAGTCCTTTGCATACGTGTGTTGGGCAATTCGGGACAAGACTATGCCGGTATCGGTGATAAGATAGTTGTAACCGTAAAAGACGCTATCCCTGGCGGAGGTGTTAAAAAAGGTTCAATTTCTAAAGCGGTGATCGTGCGTACAAAGCACAAACTGCGCCGCAGGGATGGTTCGTACATCAGCTTCGACGACAACGCTGTTGTACTGCTGAATAACTCAGACGAGCCACGCGGTACCCGTATCTTCGGCCCAGTAGCCCGTGAACTGCGCGATAAAGGATACATGAAAATTGTTTCCCTGGCGCCTGAAGTATTGTAA
- the rpsQ gene encoding 30S ribosomal protein S17: MSTVTTERKRRKTRIGVVSSNKMTKTITVAVERKVKHPIYGKFVKKTTKFHAHDESGTAGIGDTVRIMETRPLSKTKRWRLVEIIEKAK, from the coding sequence ATGTCAACAGTAACGACAGAAAGAAAACGTAGGAAAACCCGTATAGGTGTAGTGAGCAGCAACAAGATGACTAAAACCATCACTGTAGCTGTAGAGCGTAAGGTGAAGCACCCTATATACGGTAAGTTCGTTAAAAAAACGACAAAATTCCATGCACATGACGAAAGCGGTACTGCCGGTATCGGCGATACAGTTCGTATCATGGAAACTCGCCCGCTGAGCAAAACTAAGCGCTGGCGCCTGGTAGAAATTATTGAAAAAGCTAAGTAA
- the rpmC gene encoding 50S ribosomal protein L29, with protein sequence MAKAKKAKVEDYRSIDDQALSAKIGEEEVRLKKLHFSHAVNPIENPLTIRQLRRTIARMKTEQRRRALGF encoded by the coding sequence ATGGCAAAGGCAAAAAAAGCGAAAGTGGAAGATTATCGTTCAATAGATGATCAAGCCCTTTCTGCAAAGATCGGCGAGGAAGAAGTGCGTTTAAAGAAACTGCATTTCAGCCATGCAGTTAACCCGATCGAAAATCCGCTTACAATTCGCCAGCTGCGCCGTACCATCGCGCGTATGAAGACAGAGCAGCGTAGAAGAGCATTAGGTTTCTAA